The proteins below are encoded in one region of Flavobacterium sp. IMCC34852:
- a CDS encoding polysaccharide deacetylase family protein, with product MKKGALVISLDFELVWGIFDHIDLKDKVAYFDNTLNAIPKMLEIFERHDMRVTWATVGMLFNKNWEEWQNNIPTLLPTYDNAILNPYTYGNAHQKSGYDRFFFAPELIKTIQSVKGQEIGTHTYSHYYCLEKGQTVAQFEADLQQANLMANQFNLKLTSLVFPRNQFNKNYLKVCSENQIETVRTNPDDWYWDTTKTDALFSKLARTGDAYLPFGKKSYTAESVHKATVVCQKASRFLRPQHQISVLNSLRLSRIKSEIVGAAQNGEIYHLWWHPHNFGFDTDNALKALQEIALLYQHCNQVYGMESLTMKQISDNSI from the coding sequence ATGAAAAAAGGCGCATTAGTCATATCGTTGGATTTCGAGTTAGTATGGGGCATTTTTGACCATATAGATTTGAAGGATAAAGTAGCTTATTTTGATAACACACTTAACGCTATTCCCAAAATGTTGGAAATTTTTGAGCGACATGATATGCGCGTTACTTGGGCTACCGTTGGGATGCTTTTTAATAAGAATTGGGAGGAATGGCAGAATAATATCCCGACTTTGTTACCTACTTACGACAATGCGATTTTGAATCCGTACACTTACGGAAATGCCCATCAAAAAAGCGGTTATGATCGGTTCTTTTTTGCGCCCGAGCTTATTAAAACCATTCAATCGGTCAAAGGGCAGGAAATAGGAACACATACCTACTCGCATTATTATTGTTTGGAAAAAGGACAAACCGTAGCGCAATTTGAAGCCGATTTGCAACAAGCCAACCTAATGGCTAACCAATTTAATCTTAAGTTGACTTCATTAGTTTTCCCTCGAAATCAATTCAATAAAAATTATTTGAAAGTTTGTTCCGAAAATCAAATAGAAACAGTACGCACCAATCCCGACGATTGGTATTGGGATACTACCAAAACAGATGCGCTGTTCTCCAAATTGGCCCGAACCGGTGATGCTTATTTGCCTTTTGGGAAAAAATCATATACTGCAGAAAGTGTTCATAAGGCAACTGTAGTTTGTCAAAAAGCCAGTCGTTTTTTAAGACCGCAACATCAAATTTCGGTTCTCAATTCACTGAGATTGTCACGTATAAAAAGTGAGATTGTAGGGGCTGCCCAAAACGGAGAAATTTATCATCTGTGGTGGCATCCGCATAATTTTGGTTTTGATACTGACAATGCACTCAAAGCACTTCAGGAAATTGCCTTGCTCTATCAGCATTGTAATCAGGTTTACGGAATGGAAAGTCTTACCATGAAACAAATAAGCGATAATAGTATATAA